TTTCACTAATTCCTTCAACAATCAACCAGTTGTATGGAGTTTGTCCTTGTATTGAATAATATATTGCTTGTACTAAATCATTAGTACTTTTAAGCATGAAGTTATTTGGTAATTTTCCTTTACTAGTTGTCGTTGTAGATCTGATTTTAGCTTTATAATCATATAAATCATATGTTTCAAAAATAATTTTTTCACTTTTATAATCTAGAAAATGTCCATACCCTTGACTTAAAATTGGCAAAAAACCATACCAATGTGTAGTAATAAAAATTTGATTGTTTTTGGAAATAGTTTTTAATTTCTCAAACTGCTCATAGCATAGTGATGTGTGTAAAGAGTTTTCTGGTTCATCAATTCCAATAATAATACTTTTTTCTCTATCTATATTTCTTATCAAGAAAGCATAAACGATATCAATTAGAGCTTGCCGTTTTTCTCCAGCACTTAATTCACTAACTTTTTTATCCTTTCTATATAAAACTCTTTTTTGAAAATATGCTTCTAATATTTTATTTACTAAATCTGATTTTGTAATTTTGTTATTTCTTTGTTGCCCAGTTTGATATTCATATTCATCATGTAATATACTTTGTATTTCGATTAAAAAACTTTCTAATTTGTTATTAATACCATCTGTACCTTCCAGCTTTACATTGGATAGAGCAGTTGTTATTTCGTCTTTTAGCTTTTTATCAAAGATTTTCTGCATTTCATCTGTTTCAACTTTTGTAAAACTTTCTATATCAAGCTCAACTGGCACATAAACGAATGAGTATAACTCTTTTAACTCTTGCAAGATTTTTCTTTGTTCATTTTTATCTAACAATTTATTGAGCTCATCTTTCCAAAGCGAGAGAGTTTCTTTTCTCTCTTCACTTGACTTTCCTTCTAGCTCAGTTGCGTTTTTATCTAAATAATGCGTTAAAAATTTCTCTTCATTATGAAAACTTGCAAAATATAATTTTGGAGCCCCCCCAGTAATATTTTGTTCTCCTAAAATAAAAAAATAATGCGATTCTTCACTATATTGCAAATTTTTTAATATACTTTCTCTTATCAAGAAAAAGTCTTTCATTGAGCCCTGAACACCTGAACTTAAATCAGTTTTCCTAACATTCCAAAAAAATTTACTTATTTTTTCAAATTCATTTTTTTTTCTTGGAACTTTTGTTTTATCGATTAGAAAGATAGGAGCAAAAAATGGTTCATTTCCATAAGTAAAAATTCCATCATTTAATGCACTTTTATTGATTGGATATAGCTTATTATTAAAAAATGAATTAAAAGCTTCGAGAATTGAGCTTTTCCCAATTCCATTTTCTCCAATATAGCTTACAAAGTTATATTTTTCTCCAATTGGAATATAGTTAATTCCCTTATATGCTTTTATATGTTTTAAAAATAAACCTACAATCAATTAAATATCCTTTAGTCTAATTTCACCACTCATAAGCTTAACCGATAGTGTATCTCGCCAGTTTTCAGAAAAAACAATTTGTATATTATTCATATTTCGCAAGCTCTTCATACCAACTCCAAAGTTCCTCAAAATTAACATTTTGTGGAATAGGATTATCTTCTATAAACTTAGCATCGATAAACTGATTCCAGTACGCTTCACCCGTTCTTCTTGGGTGATTAGCTATCCATGAAGAAAAAAAATCGTTTTCGATTTTATAGTGATGACTAAATATAAATGGCTGCCATGTTTCTATGAGATCATCTTCCGCTCTAATATCTATAATTTCTGTTTCTTCAAGTGCTCTTTGTCTATGATTCCATGCTTTTTCCATTAAATCAATTGCCCCTTTGTCTGACTTAGGAGCTCCATATCCAAAAATAGTAACCATAAAAGAGTGCTTCAATACATCCTTAAAAATCTCCCACTCTTTATGAATAAAAGGGTCTA
This genomic window from Sulfuricurvum sp. contains:
- a CDS encoding AAA family ATPase, which translates into the protein MIVGLFLKHIKAYKGINYIPIGEKYNFVSYIGENGIGKSSILEAFNSFFNNKLYPINKSALNDGIFTYGNEPFFAPIFLIDKTKVPRKKNEFEKISKFFWNVRKTDLSSGVQGSMKDFFLIRESILKNLQYSEESHYFFILGEQNITGGAPKLYFASFHNEEKFLTHYLDKNATELEGKSSEERKETLSLWKDELNKLLDKNEQRKILQELKELYSFVYVPVELDIESFTKVETDEMQKIFDKKLKDEITTALSNVKLEGTDGINNKLESFLIEIQSILHDEYEYQTGQQRNNKITKSDLVNKILEAYFQKRVLYRKDKKVSELSAGEKRQALIDIVYAFLIRNIDREKSIIIGIDEPENSLHTSLCYEQFEKLKTISKNNQIFITTHWYGFLPILSQGYGHFLDYKSEKIIFETYDLYDYKAKIRSTTTTSKGKLPNNFMLKSTNDLVQAIYYSIQGQTPYNWLIVEGISEKHYLEYFFQQEIEEKKLRILPLGGNNSVSEVYEYLELPMREKNEALKGKIWCLIDTDQARHKDYLKEGSKNLKLRRLSNKNSNIKTELLTLNHSDTSPTDIEQALNPIIFQKAINELSINEKYTIKTIENENGNSDFIKNFKNLELENLFKDNDGEFKTVFAQKYVEIMSKEAENDSLIPEWIKEVRKYFSE